A single genomic interval of Pedosphaera parvula Ellin514 harbors:
- a CDS encoding creatininase family protein yields the protein MKLAELAWPEVEHLDRDIIVIYPIAALEQHSRHLPFFTDSILCDGVASRLEAALPNEILLLPVQWLGASAHHLGMPGSLTAQSDTYLNILCEPLRCLLQHGFRRVFILNGHGGNIDGFHLALRQLALEFPDSVLAGASYWDLADKEIAAILQGERKNVGHACEFETSMMMYLRPELVRTSEIADDKVKNTSEALKGIYIPLDFKRHTRHGGSGQATLATAAKGKQFMDAIVPKSVEIIKAIKARPIV from the coding sequence ATGAAACTTGCTGAACTTGCCTGGCCCGAGGTGGAACATTTGGATCGAGATATTATCGTCATTTATCCCATCGCCGCCCTGGAACAACACAGTCGTCATCTCCCTTTCTTTACCGATTCCATACTTTGCGATGGAGTGGCCTCCCGGCTTGAGGCTGCCTTGCCGAATGAAATCCTATTATTGCCCGTGCAATGGCTCGGAGCCTCAGCGCATCATCTGGGCATGCCAGGGAGCTTGACAGCCCAGTCGGACACCTATCTAAACATTCTTTGTGAACCATTGCGCTGCCTGCTGCAGCACGGCTTCCGTCGAGTGTTTATTCTTAACGGTCATGGTGGCAACATTGACGGTTTCCATCTGGCCCTGCGCCAACTGGCTCTGGAATTTCCGGACTCGGTGCTTGCAGGCGCCAGTTATTGGGATCTGGCAGATAAAGAGATTGCCGCCATCCTTCAAGGAGAGCGCAAGAATGTAGGTCACGCCTGCGAGTTTGAAACCTCCATGATGATGTATCTGCGTCCTGAGCTGGTTCGCACTTCGGAAATCGCTGACGACAAAGTTAAGAATACCTCAGAGGCTCTCAAGGGTATTTATATTCCCCTGGATTTCAAAAGGCACACTCGCCACGGCGGTTCGGGTCAGGCCACCCTCGCCACTGCAGCCAAAGGAAAACAATTCATGGACGCAATTGTTCCCAAGTCAGTGGAGATTATAAAGGCAATCAAAGCCAGACCCATCGTCTAG